The bacterium genome includes the window TAGCGAACCGGGATGTTCAGCAATACCACCCAGTACTGCAGCGACTGGAGGCCGAATCCGGAAAGGACCAGCAGGGCGCCGAAGGCGCCGAGCCGTCGTTCCGGCAGATGATCTGCCCACCATTCAACGAACGGGCTCATAGTCCCCACAATCCCGCCGACGATCGCGACGATGAGTCCGATCTTCAACCCAAAGAGGGGGCCGATCATTCGTTCTTGGGTCAGGGCGCCGGCCAGCACTCCCGCCACCCCGATGAGGAGCCCCCGCACACACGTCGCCAGGAGTTTCTCCCGGCTGAAGCGGGGCCGCGCGACCGGATGGTACTCATCGGACGGGGAGAACCTGAACGCATAGGCCGTGATGAGACCGATCGCGGCGAAGAGGCCGAACATCGTGCCGAATCTGATCCCAAACGTCCATCCCCCCGCCATACCCGGAACCAGACCCCGGAAGAGCGCGAACGGGACGGTCGTCAACAGCGTGGGGCGTCGCCCCTCGGGACTGGCGCTGGCGCGCCAAAACTCCAGCCCAAGGGCGATGCCGAGTCCGGACCCTGCGATGAGGCCAAACCTCAAGCCCAACGGCAGCCCGAATCCCAGACCGAAGACGAGGCTGTATGTCACGATCCTCGTGATGAGTCGGAGTGGTCCCTTCCGGCCTCCGAGCAGATCATAGGCGAGGTAGAGACCGCCCATGAGATCTAACAGGATCCCAGCGAGGTTAATGGCAGCGAGCGTGTGGCGGTCCATAATGGCCCCATTGTACTCTTGGAAATGGCCCTTCAATATGCCCATTATACGCGCTACCATAGAACCGAAGGACGATGAACCAGGGAAGGTGAGCACGCTCATGGGCATCCTTGCCGAAGATATGAAGCGGGTGGTGCGGGAGCAGCGGTTGGGCTACGTGGCCACCGTCTGCCCGGATGGCACGCCAAACCTCTCTCCCAAGGGGACGACGGCCGTGTGGGACGACGATCATCTCGTCTTTGCCGACATCTGCTCCCCCGGGACGATCGCCAATCTTGCGAAGAACCCCGCGCTCGAGATCAACGTCGTCGACCCTATCGCGCGCAAGGGATACCGATTCAAGGGATCGGCGACCGTAGTCACCGAGGGCGCGTTGTTCGATCGGATCATAACTTACTATCGACGTGAGCATGGCCTCGCCGATGGGATCGCCGAGAGGATCCGCCATATCGTTGTCGTGAAGATTGAGCGAGCGCTTCCGCTCGTCTCTCCTGCATACGATGATGGGACAACGGAAGGCGATGTGGTGAGAAAGTGGAGTGCCTACTACGGCACCCTGCGTCCGAATCGATCAC containing:
- a CDS encoding pyridoxamine 5'-phosphate oxidase family protein, producing the protein MSTLMGILAEDMKRVVREQRLGYVATVCPDGTPNLSPKGTTAVWDDDHLVFADICSPGTIANLAKNPALEINVVDPIARKGYRFKGSATVVTEGALFDRIITYYRREHGLADGIAERIRHIVVVKIERALPLVSPAYDDGTTEGDVVRKWSAYYGTLRPNRSPR